The following coding sequences are from one Triticum aestivum cultivar Chinese Spring chromosome 5A, IWGSC CS RefSeq v2.1, whole genome shotgun sequence window:
- the LOC123105161 gene encoding RNA-binding protein 1 yields MALETRKLYVGGLLPSAQQEELKEHFSRYGEVLCVRVVRDWESDQCRGFAFVEFADDEGPRAALHEKEKANHVFGGRTVDVKRARIRPMRYENDSSFYQHTSNHSPIQSPVHNQWYTQSSSNNSYVGNGHRSYDAKKVFVGGLRGNITKEHLQSYFEKFGTITDVVVIREGATQKSRGFGFITFDSEEAMAKVLESKFHDLNGTKVETKIAIPKDHSYYQDGRQYGPMIWDGNNSPIGYAGVYPPQMQYVINNHYMIPIPQYMYSPAGEYGYMMNGGGPLTRQGPLYTGYPTPVGYGYNYMNTNRFGAQIVDSRSGNKMIEDITEQQQVEQQQVDLPGTNNISKQETSGIDDQATVTTL; encoded by the exons ATGGCGCTGGAGACGCGGAAGCTCTACGTCGGCGGCCTCCTGCCGTCGGCGCAGCAGGAAGAACTCAAGGAGCACTTCAGCCGCTACGGCGAGGTGCTGTGCGTCCGGGTCGTGCGAGACTGGGAGTCGGACCAGTGCCGCGGCTTCGCGTTCGTCGAGTTTGCCGACGACGAGGGCCCGCGCGCCGCGCTCCACGAGAAGGAGAAGGCAAACCACGTTTTCGGCGGCCGCACG GTGGATGTTAAACGAGCTCGAATCAGGCCAATGCGGTATGAAAATGATTCATCATTCTACCAACACACTTCAAATCATAGCCCAATTCAGAGCCCAGTTCACAACCAGTGGTACACTCAGTCTTCTAGTAATAACTCATATGTTGGTAATGGTCATAGAAGCTATGATGCAAAAAAGGTTTTTGTTGGTGGTCTACGAGGTAACATCACCAAAGAGCACCTCCAGAGCTATTTTGAGAAGTTCGGTACTATAACAGACGTTGTTGTGATACGTGAGGGGGCTACTCAGAAATCACGAGGCTTTGGTTTCATTACATTTGATTCAGAGGAGGCAATGGCAAAGGTCTTGGAGAGTAAattccatgatttgaatggaacaaaaGTTGAAACTAAGATTGCCATTCCTAAGGATCATAGCTACTATCAGGACGGGCGACAGTATGGTCCAATGATATGGGATGGCAACAATTCTCCCATTGGCTATGCTGGAGTATACCCACCTCAAATGCAATATGTTATTAATAATCACTATATGATACCTATACCACAATATATGTATTCACCAGCTGGAGAGTATGGCTACATGATGAATGGAGGAGGCCCCTTGACAAGGCAGGGTCCACTCTATACAGGCTATCCAACACCAGTTGGATATGGATATAATTATATGAATACAAATCGTTTTGGTGCTCAGATTGTGGATTCTAGAAGTGGTAACAAAATGATTGAAGACATAACAGAGCAACAACAAGTGGAGCAACAACAAGTGGATCTACCTGGTACCAATAATATTTCCAAGCAAGAAACTTCAGGCATTGA TGACCAGGCTACTGTTACAACATTGTAA